DNA sequence from the Leptospirillum ferrooxidans C2-3 genome:
AGTTACCACCGGATGCATTATTGAAAGGGGAGTTTCCATGCTAAAGAAATCGGTTCCGGAAGGGACTGCGTCAAGAACCATGTTTTTTTCGTCAATCCTCTGGTTGGCGATCGGGACGACCCTCGGGTTTGTTACGTCCCTAAAACTTGCGTATCCGGATATTTTGAGCGGAACGCCTTACCTGAACTTCGGTCACATCCGTCCCGCCCATGTGATGACGGTCGCCTTCATGTGGATCTCCATGGCTTTCGGCGCGGCGGTTCTTTACATGACCCCACTTCTCTGTGGCAACAAGCTATGGAGTGAAAAACTCGGGGTATTCAATGCATGGATGTGGAACCTCGGAGGCTTTGTTGCCGATGTATCTCTCGACCTGGGTTTTGAGTCAGGACGTGAGTATTCGGACTTCATCTGGCCGATCGATGTTTATGTCCTTTCCTTCATTCTCATTCCTCTGGCAGCCAATCTCTACATGACAGTTCTGAACCGTCGAGTGAAAGGAATCTACCCGACTCTCTGGATTTTCATGGGCTGTTTCTTGTATTTGCCTACAACGTTTGCTTTGTCCCAGTCAGTTGAAGTGTTTCATGTCACGGGTTTGAATGAAGCTCTTCTCACCTGGTGGTCTGGACACAACCTGTTTGGGCTTTGGATTACTCCAATGTCCATGGCTGTGGCTTATTACATGATCCCCAAATTGACAGGGAATCCCTTGTACAGCCATAAGTTGGCCCACCTGAACTTCTGGTCCAACTTTGCATTCTACTCCACACCAGGAGCGCATCATCTCATGGGCGCCCCGATTCCAGAGTGGCTGAAATCTTTCTCCTCTGTGAGCGGTGTGCTGATTCTTGTGCCGTCAATGGCTTTCCTTGCGAATGCCCTCTTGACCATGTACGGGAAATGGAGACTGTTTGTTGAAGTTCCTGCCCTTCGTTGGGTGACAACGGGTACTCTCTTTGCGATTCCCCTGAACTTCCAGGGTGGTTTTCAGCAGACTCGTGCCATCAACTGGTATATCCACGGAACTCATTGGGTTGTTGCTCATGCCCACCTTGGGATCCTGGGTTTCTCTACCTTTATTGAAATTGGTGGTACTTATTACGGTGTCGAGCGTCTTCTCCGGAAGAAATTCAACCCAACTCTTGAGCTTTGGCATTACTGGCTTACGGCAATCGGGTTCATCATCTTCTGGACGAGCTTGACTGCAGCAGGTTTGATTCAGGCCGCAGCAAAAGTCTATGA
Encoded proteins:
- a CDS encoding cbb3-type cytochrome c oxidase subunit I, yielding MLKKSVPEGTASRTMFFSSILWLAIGTTLGFVTSLKLAYPDILSGTPYLNFGHIRPAHVMTVAFMWISMAFGAAVLYMTPLLCGNKLWSEKLGVFNAWMWNLGGFVADVSLDLGFESGREYSDFIWPIDVYVLSFILIPLAANLYMTVLNRRVKGIYPTLWIFMGCFLYLPTTFALSQSVEVFHVTGLNEALLTWWSGHNLFGLWITPMSMAVAYYMIPKLTGNPLYSHKLAHLNFWSNFAFYSTPGAHHLMGAPIPEWLKSFSSVSGVLILVPSMAFLANALLTMYGKWRLFVEVPALRWVTTGTLFAIPLNFQGGFQQTRAINWYIHGTHWVVAHAHLGILGFSTFIEIGGTYYGVERLLRKKFNPTLELWHYWLTAIGFIIFWTSLTAAGLIQAAAKVYEVPYIDSVVATHPYMVARSWGGFLIITGQWIFVYNAYRTAMSPATVPVSPVAQPARS